Part of the Syntrophorhabdaceae bacterium genome is shown below.
TCGTGGCTGAGATCTTTTCGGGGTCCCTGAGGCTCGGCCTCACCTGCCCCATGCCTATTGCGCCTATGTGGGGCCTTGTCCCGCCGTAAAGGATGACGAGACAGTCAACTCCCAGTTCGTAGACGAGGGCAATGACCCGAAGGTCACCCGCGGCTGCGGATAGCTCGTGGAGCCGGACCTCGACCGGTTCTGTTCCGCCATCATCATGGGCCGTCATCTTCTTTCATTCTCCCTTGTTCATAACCTGATTTATCTCCAGCTCCAAGGATACCATGTCGCCGTCGTTGATGTGAAGGGTCTCTTTCAGATGCACGGGCGCCACCACTTCGAGGAGCCGCCGGTCATAATTCTCCACGAGGGGGATGACGACCCCGCACTCGTATTTACCGTTGAGCATTCCCCTGACAAGGATTGCGTCGCAGAACCCCTCGGTCCTGTGGGCGAGCCTGATCGGCCCTTTTTCCTTCAGAACAGCCTGTATGTCCGGATCATCGAGGGTGATGTTGAGAGTGCCGGGAAAGGGGACGAACCGGAAGGCCTCGGTGAGGGCCTCGGCCACCCAGCCTATGGAGAGAAAGCCCTTGGATTCCCCCACGCCTTTTACGATCCTGCCCTCGATCCGCATTTTATCCCCGTCACTTCTGGCTGTTAACTATCCTCATCTCTTCCGGGGTTCCCCACCTTCTGAAGAGTTTCCCGTCAATACAAAAGAGGTCGAGGGCTTTCCCTACGCTCTGGTCGATAAGGTCGTCTATTGTCTGGGGCATGTGGTAGAAGGCAGGGATCGGGGGCATGATCACGCCGCCCATCCTCGTCACTTTCATCATGAGCTCGAGGTGACCCTCATGAAAAGGCGTCTCCCGCACCATGAGCACGAGCCTTCGTCTCTCCTTCAGGCTCACGTCGGCAGCACGGATGAGAAGGTTGTAATTAAAGGAGTTGGCAATAGCCGAAAGGGTCTTTATCGAGCAGGGGGCCACCACCATGCCGTCCATCTTAAAGGAGCCGCTCGCAATCGCCGCCCCCACGTCGTCAATGTCATAAATTCGTGATGCATACGGGGTAATATCGGCCATCGTGTAGTTCGTCTCGATCTGCATGTTCTTCATACCCGACTGGGTAATCACGAGGTGGGTCTCCACCCCGCACTCACACAGGGCCCTGAGCATCCTCACCCCGTATACCACCCCTGTGGCGCCCGATATTCCCACCACAATCTTAGTCATACCGCACCTCCCATGGATTCCAATATCCCTTGAACCCTTTCCCTGTCCCCGGGTGAAACAAAGGCCCTCTCCTCAATATTCTTGCCCGCCGTGGTGGCATTTATTCCTATCTTTGTGACGCCGTACACCTCCTGCGCCGTAGGATCGATTGGTTGCCCCTGAAGAGGGCCGAGGACCATCATATCCTCGCCGGCCCTGCACCTCGTGATAACGGCCCATTCCACGTCTCTTAAGTCTTTCGGGTTCACGTCTTCATCCACTATCACCACCTTCTTTACCATAGGGAAAGAGAGGAGAAAGAGCATGAAGTTGCGCACTTTGAATTTTTCGCCCCTTCGGACGGTGACCACGAGGGAGGAGCCGAAGGTCTTCTCGATGAACGTGAGGTCGATGACAAATGGGAAAAGCCTCTTGGCGTGCTCTTCGATGTGGGCCCGGCTTACGAAGGTGAGGTACATGTCCGCTTCCGGGCTCGTGGGAAGGAGCGCATGATAGATCGGCTCCTTACGGAAAGAGAGCCTCTCTACAACTACGGTAGGCGTCTTTTCGAGAGACAGGTAATAGCCGCTTATCTCACCGAGGGGTCCATCCTTTTGGCTTCGGCTCTCATCCACCCATCCCTCCAGCAGAAACTCCCCGCACGCGGGCACCTCTATGGAGGAATCGAAGGAGGGGATCACCTTCACGCCCGTGCCCTTCAACCCGCCGGCCGTCTCCAATTTATCACGGCCCGCCGAAGGTTTCAGGGCCATGGAGATAAAAAGCCCCGGGTCAACGCCGATGGTGATGCTCACCGGCATCTTCCCGCCGACGGCCAGGTACTTCTGGTGAATCGTAGTGAGGGGCGGGTTGAGGAGACTCACCCCCAGCCTGTTCCCTCCTCGGTATTCCATCCGGTGCACGCCCCGGCCGCACTCCCCTGTCTCCGGGTCGAGGGCCGAGACAATGGCGCTCGTGATGTAGGGCGCCGAATCCAATTGATAATGCTTGAGGATGGGGAGCAAGTCGATGAGGTCCTTCCCCTCCATCCCGATAGTCTCAAGCTCCCTCTCCTCTACCCGTACCGTCTTTTCCGTCTTCTGAATATTCTTTGCGAAATAGTCGTAAGGGTTTTCGGAGCCGAAGATCTCGTTAAAAATGTCATGATCCGGCGCGATGTTCGCCGCGACGCGGCACTTGTAACCTTCCACTGTTTCGAACAAGAGGGCCTTCCGGGCCGGAGAGAGGCGCTCGACCAGCTCAGGGATATCATCCCTGCGGACCGTCTCCCTGATGGTAAGGAGCCTGCCCGCCCCCTCCATCACCGTAAGGTAGTCCCTCAAAGAATCGATCATCTCAGAGGCCCTTCGGTATGACGTTGAAGGTCTCGATCACCTCTATGGAACAGGGTGTATCAACGAGCTGTCCCCTGCCCAGGCGCACCTGGAGCTTGTCCTTATATTTATCGGCGGTTTTCGATACCATGAAACGCGCGTAGGTGGAGCGGTATTTCCTCCTGCCGGGCGCGAGGTCCCGTATGACGCCGGTCAGCTCCACGTCTTCCTTCAGGTCTGCAAAATCGGTATTTATGTAGGTATCATATTCAGCCATGGCCGCCTCCTAGTCTTCGAACCCGTATTGGTGCCACTTGGAGATTACCTTCTCCTGTATGTGTTTCGGATATACATTGTCGAAAGAGACCTTTATGGGTATCATCGACGCGGGCCACTCGGGCGGGAAAAGGCAGTCGAAAACGACTTTTCCACCCCTGCCGTACTGCCGCTCCTCCGGCCAGGCATAGGGGTTGAGGGGTGTCCCCACTCCGTTCGGCGTCACTGTAATGCCTTTTGTCGGATGGCAGCGGGTGCACAGGGCATGGATGACCTCGTCCTTATTGTAAATGTCCGTCTTGTCATCTACCACAATGCACATGTGGAACCAGGGCCCGAGTTTACTTCCGAAGACGATCTGTCCTATCTGGGTGGCGATATTCGCATAGCTCGGCTTTACCCCCACTACCACCAGGTGATGGGTCGATTCGGGCAACATGTAGACCCCTGTGATGGGGATACCCTGCTCCTTCAAAAGCTTATCCATCTCGAGGGCAAGGGAGAAGGAGCGCAGGAGCTGTCCCTCATCCGTGGGCACGCCCATATTCGAGACCGACATAATGGGGTTCTTTCTCATGGTGATCGCCTTCACGCGGTAGACGGTCCGTTTTTCCCTGGGGCTCGTCCTGTACCCCGTATACTCGCCGAAAGGCGCTTCCTCGATCATCACGTTCGGCACCACTACGCCTTCGATGATGATCTCCGCGTGGGCCGGCACGTAGAGGTCGCTGGTCTCGCATTTGACCACCTCTACCGGCTCGCCCATGAGCATGCTCGTGAACTGGTCTTCAGGCAGAGACGTGGGCGCGCAGCTCGCGATTGCCGCGAGAGGATCGGGGCTTATGACGGTGGCGAAGGGCATGGGGATGTTCCGGGGCGCATACTTGTTGTGGAACATCTTGCCCATATCGGAAAAGGGCAGGACCGGTCCCACCATGGTCTTCTCGTCGAAGAGCATCTGCCGGTACATACCCCAGTTGACAAAAGGCGTATCGAGGTCCTTGGCTACGACGAAGTGCCAGGTGCAGATGTACCTGCCCCCGTCGCCGTCATGGACCATGGGCGCGGGGAGGTTCATGATGTCCGCGTCGTCGCCCAAGAGCACCACCTCTTTGCAGGGCGCCTCCTTTTTATCGATGATCCTCGGCATGATAGGCGCCGTGGCCGCCCTTCTCAGGTATTCGGCCGCGATCCCCGGTACCGGCGTCTCGGGCTCGAGACCCATGGCGATGGCAAGCTTCCTGTAATTGGCGATGGGCGCGCCCAGAGCCTCGAATCCGGGGTAATCCTTTATATTCTTGAAATAGGGGGAAGGTCCTTTCCTCTCACAGATCCGGCGCACGATGGCGCCCAGCTCCATGTCCCAATCCACCTCTTCGTTCACCACTACCGCGTCGCCCGTCTGCAGGAGTGCGTTTATGTATGCCCTGTTGTCTTTGTAGTATTTGTAAGCCATATCAGACATTCCTCCCTTATTATTTAAATTTCTCCATGAAGGCGTCCCATCTGCCCTGGGCCT
Proteins encoded:
- a CDS encoding UbiD family decarboxylase, whose product is MIDSLRDYLTVMEGAGRLLTIRETVRRDDIPELVERLSPARKALLFETVEGYKCRVAANIAPDHDIFNEIFGSENPYDYFAKNIQKTEKTVRVEERELETIGMEGKDLIDLLPILKHYQLDSAPYITSAIVSALDPETGECGRGVHRMEYRGGNRLGVSLLNPPLTTIHQKYLAVGGKMPVSITIGVDPGLFISMALKPSAGRDKLETAGGLKGTGVKVIPSFDSSIEVPACGEFLLEGWVDESRSQKDGPLGEISGYYLSLEKTPTVVVERLSFRKEPIYHALLPTSPEADMYLTFVSRAHIEEHAKRLFPFVIDLTFIEKTFGSSLVVTVRRGEKFKVRNFMLFLLSFPMVKKVVIVDEDVNPKDLRDVEWAVITRCRAGEDMMVLGPLQGQPIDPTAQEVYGVTKIGINATTAGKNIEERAFVSPGDRERVQGILESMGGAV
- a CDS encoding phenylphosphate carboxylase subunit gamma encodes the protein MAEYDTYINTDFADLKEDVELTGVIRDLAPGRRKYRSTYARFMVSKTADKYKDKLQVRLGRGQLVDTPCSIEVIETFNVIPKGL
- a CDS encoding DUF120 domain-containing protein, with amino-acid sequence MRIEGRIVKGVGESKGFLSIGWVAEALTEAFRFVPFPGTLNITLDDPDIQAVLKEKGPIRLAHRTEGFCDAILVRGMLNGKYECGVVIPLVENYDRRLLEVVAPVHLKETLHINDGDMVSLELEINQVMNKGE
- a CDS encoding UbiX family flavin prenyltransferase, coding for MTKIVVGISGATGVVYGVRMLRALCECGVETHLVITQSGMKNMQIETNYTMADITPYASRIYDIDDVGAAIASGSFKMDGMVVAPCSIKTLSAIANSFNYNLLIRAADVSLKERRRLVLMVRETPFHEGHLELMMKVTRMGGVIMPPIPAFYHMPQTIDDLIDQSVGKALDLFCIDGKLFRRWGTPEEMRIVNSQK
- the ppcA gene encoding phenylphosphate carboxylase subunit alpha, translated to MAYKYYKDNRAYINALLQTGDAVVVNEEVDWDMELGAIVRRICERKGPSPYFKNIKDYPGFEALGAPIANYRKLAIAMGLEPETPVPGIAAEYLRRAATAPIMPRIIDKKEAPCKEVVLLGDDADIMNLPAPMVHDGDGGRYICTWHFVVAKDLDTPFVNWGMYRQMLFDEKTMVGPVLPFSDMGKMFHNKYAPRNIPMPFATVISPDPLAAIASCAPTSLPEDQFTSMLMGEPVEVVKCETSDLYVPAHAEIIIEGVVVPNVMIEEAPFGEYTGYRTSPREKRTVYRVKAITMRKNPIMSVSNMGVPTDEGQLLRSFSLALEMDKLLKEQGIPITGVYMLPESTHHLVVVGVKPSYANIATQIGQIVFGSKLGPWFHMCIVVDDKTDIYNKDEVIHALCTRCHPTKGITVTPNGVGTPLNPYAWPEERQYGRGGKVVFDCLFPPEWPASMIPIKVSFDNVYPKHIQEKVISKWHQYGFED